Proteins encoded within one genomic window of Felis catus isolate Fca126 chromosome C1, F.catus_Fca126_mat1.0, whole genome shotgun sequence:
- the LOC101095034 gene encoding olfactory receptor 5V1-like, with translation MTPLEMNNQTDVTEFIFLGFSNHPKLQSLFFLFFLLIYLTTLLGNMLIITATRISPALHTPMYYFLSNLSFLDICYTSTTIPVMLVNFFREKKTISYEGCLSQIFFLVTCAGTECVLLAAMAYDRYVAICHPLQYPVLMRVKVCIFLVAGSWLCGLVNSVTHTVLAATLTLCGPNQISHFLCDIPLLLKLSCSDTSLNESVLHVASATIGLSPCLFTGVSYILIISSILRIPSAQGRSKAFSTCASHLTVVVVFYGTANFNYDRPREGYSLDMDILVSVLFCVMTPMLNPIIYSLRNKEVKGALRKLAGGYMIPGNISV, from the coding sequence ATGACACCACTTGAAATGAACAATCAGACAGATGTCACTGAATTCATCTTCTTGGGATTTTCCAACCACCCCAAACTACAGagcttgtttttcttgttttttttgctCATTTACCTGACAACACTCCTGGGGAACATGCTCATTATAACAGCCACTAGAATCAGTCCTGCTCTCCACACTCCAATGTATTATTTCCTCAGCAACCTGAGTTTCTTGGACATCTGTTATACATCCACCACCATCCCCGTCATGCTGGTGAACTTCTTCCGGGAGAAGAAGACCATCTCATATGAGGGCTGCCTCTCCCAGATTTTCTTCCTCGTCACATGTGCTGGCACTGAATGTGTCTTATTGGCCGCTATGGCTTATGATCGCTATGTAGCCATTTGCCACCCTCTTCAATATCCCGTCCTCATGCGTGTGAAGGTCTGTATTTTTTTGGTGGCTGGGTCCTGGCTGTGTGGGCTGGTGAATTCTGTGACACACACAGTGCTGGCAGCCACACTGACTCTCTGTGGGCCCAACCAAATCAGCCACTTTCTCTGTGACATTCCTCTGCTCCTGAAGCTCTCCTGTTCAGACACCTCTCTCAATGAGTCTGTGCTTCATGTGGCCAGTGCCACCATTGGCCTGAGCCCCTGTCTGTTTACTGGAGTGTCCTACATACTCATCATTTCTTCCATTCTTAGGATTCCCTCTGCTCAGGGCAGGAGCAAAGCCTTCTCTACCTGCGCATCCCACCTCACTGTGGTGGTGGTCTTTTATGGAACAGCCAACTTTAACTATGACAGACCCAGAGAAGGTTACTCCCTAGACATGGATATTCTGGTTTCTGTGCTCTTCTGTGTTATGACTCCCATGTTGAACCCCATCATATACAGCCTGAGAAACAAGGAGGTCAAGGGTGCTCTGAGGAAGCTGGCTGGAGGGTATATGATCCCTGGCAATATTAGTGTCTAG